The following coding sequences lie in one Lepeophtheirus salmonis chromosome 11, UVic_Lsal_1.4, whole genome shotgun sequence genomic window:
- the Oseg1 gene encoding intraflagellar transport protein 122 homolog, with translation MRAIPSWVDKVHDRDKNEQCIYDLTFRPDGSQLIVAAGQRVLVYDVSDGTLIQPLKGHKDTVYCVDYAKDGKRFASGSGDKSVIIWTDKLEGILKYSHNDAIQSLSYNPVTHSLASCAISDFGLWSSEQKCVQKTKVSSRINRCAWSPDGRFLALGLNSGTVSIRFKNGDEKIKIERGGAIWGLAWNPKPFFSESGEEDFVICVADWSQVLGLYSANSGKLLNKERSLGFDPCNVEYFSKGEFLMIGGSNKSCLLYTKEGIKLGTIGEQNSWVWTVASRPDSNFVALGCQDGTIAYYQLIFSTVHGLYRERYAFRENMTDVIIQHLLTDQKVRIKCRDLVKKIAIYKNRLAVQLAEKIVIYELYSTGEKNISSSSNPTRQHPDNMLYRVKDKINQKLDCNLLVVTTNNLILCQEKRLQSLNFKGVKEREWLMESLIRYIKVVGGPPGKEGLLVGLKNGSVLKIFLYNQFPVHLLSINCAVRCLDLSTSKRRLAIVDENSTCRVFDLETGEALYQEPNANSVAWNSQFEEMLCYSGSNSVLSIKTSDFPAHKQKMNGFVVGFSGSKIFCLHVYSMSTIEVPLSSAMFQYLNRKDFVCAYQTSCLGVTESDWETLGREALHNLDFDIAKKAFTRLKNLKMLELIADLESSEREDPVKLGDIFAHEGKFSEAAKLFKKAGKQEKALSMYSDLRMFDLANEYLDHGEDTSGARKALIKKKADWAAKINEPRAAAEMYLSAGETIKAIHLMGENGWVDMLAELGRNLDKAERESITLIANYLKDNGQLHFARDNYKKVGDISSVINLYVSTKDWKEVIPMAEKYPEFKENIFVPYAEWLAESDKFVEAQRSFHKAGRPDEAFRVLNQLTLNAVNESRFEDASYYHWILSLQFVDLANEETDPRRVDEYLKNFREYQRKASIYYAYHTIQRYTDEPFTSYMPEALFNISRYLMHEFIGDTPEGVSKFAVYYALAKQSKNLGAYKLAKLVLEKLQNLLIPKKFRENVDLSILSIKAKDYYDNQELLTMCYRCSATNPLYNKNGGNRCNNCSQPFVYSFITFEILPLIEFVLEEDISDKEALQLIEGSATKKKKKENKRETEAFYYDKDQDMEGVIINHNEGADDASEDPFTSKYYLLNNPERSFFSPIFVNRSMLSAMEPGEVIVYKWSPPLRFQFFRNVMPDMSITKCESCNRVFHTDDFELQSLQKGHCPFCRSEDYFHTPKFEGEEQNPFLFEDDNI, from the exons ATGCGAGCAATTCCGTCTTGGGTGGACAAAGTCCATGATCGTGATAAAAATGAACAGTGCATCTATGATCTGACATTCCGTCCAGATGGTTCTCAACTGATAGTGGCTGCAGGACAGCGTGTTCTCGTATATGATGTCTCTGATGGAACTCTGATACAACCTCTCAAGGGGCATAAAGATACTGTCTACTGCGTTGACTATGCTAAAGATGGTAAGCGGTTTGCCTCTGGGAGTGGGGATAAGTCTGTTATCATATGGACTGATAAGCTTGAGGGGATCCTAAAATACTCTCACAATGATGCCATTCAGTCTCTGAGCTATAATCCCGTCACACATTCACTTGCTAGCTGTGCCATCTCCGACTTTGGACTATGGTCGTCTGAACAAAAATGTGTTCAAAAAACTAAAGTGTCCTCTCGAATCAATCGCTGTGCATGGAGTCCGGATGGACGATTCCTTGCTCTGGGTCTCAATTCTGGTACTGTTTCCATTCGTTTTAAAAATGGGgatgaaaagataaaaattgagAGGGGAGGAGCCATTTGGGGTCTAGCCTGGAATCCAAAGCCCTTCTTTTCAGAGAGCGGTGAAGAGGACTTTGTCATTTGTGTCGCAGACTGGTCTCAGGTTCTTGGATTATACTCTGCTAATTCTGGAAAATTGTTGAACAAGGAACGTTCTCTAGGATTTGATCCATGTAATGTGGAATACTTTTCTAAAGGAGAGTTCCTTATGATTGGAGGCTCAAACAAATCATGTTTACTCTATACCAAAGAGGGCATTAAACTTGGAACCATTGGGGAACAAAACTCATGGGTCTGGACCGTTGCCTCACGTCCAGACTCCAATTTTGTTGCTTTGGGTTGTCAAGATGGAACTATTGCATACTATCAGTTAATTTTTAGTACTGTGCATGGCCTCTATAGGGAAAGATATGCCTTTCGAGAAAACATGACTGATGTCATTATTCAACACTTGTTAACGGACCAAAAGGTGAGAATTAAATGCAGAGACTTGGTAAAGAAAATAGCCATCTACAAAAATCGGTTGGCTGTTCAACTTGCAGAAAAAATTGTCATCTATGAGCTCTACAGTACgggagaaaaaaacatttcatccTCCTCCAATCCTACTCGCCAACACCCTGATAACATGCTTTATCGAGTCAAGgacaaaatcaatcaaaagCTGGACTGCAATCTCCTTGTTGTGACAACCAATAACCTTATTCTCTGTCAGGAAAAACGCCTTCAAAGTCTGAATTtcaaaggagttaaagaaaggGAATGGCTCATGGAGTCTCTGATCCGCTACATCAAAGTTGTTGGAGGACCCCCTGGGAAAGAAGGACTTCTTGTGGGACTAAAAAACGGCTCcgttttaaagatttttctctACAATCAATTCCCTGTTCACTTACTCTCAATCAACTGTGCAGTGCGTTGCCTGGATCTGAGTACCTCAAAACGACGCTTGGCTATTGTGGATGAGAACTCTACATGTAGAGTTTTTGACTTGGAAACGGGTGAGGCCTTGTATCAAGAGCCAAATGCCAACTCTGTTGCGTGGAATTCTCAATTTGAGGAAATGCTCTGTTACTCCGGATCGAATAGCGTTCTAAGTATCAAGACCTCAGACTTTCCAGCACACAAGCAAAAAATGAATGGATTCGTAGTTGGTTTTTCGGGCTCTAAGATTTTCTGCCTACATGTATACAGCATGAGTACAATAGAAGTCCCTCTATCCTCAGCcatgtttcaatatttaaatcgAAAGGACTTTGTTTGTGCCTATCAAACTTCATGCTTGGGTGTAACCGAGTCTGACTGGGAGACATTGGGGAGGGAGGCCCTTCATAATTTAGATTTTGATATTGCAAAAAAGGCTTTTACTCgactcaaaaatttgaaaatgttggAGCTCATAGCGGATTTAGAAAGCAGTGAAAGAGAAGATCCTGTCAAATTGGGTGACATTTTTGCCCATGAAGGGAAGTTCAGTGAAGCAGCCAAATTATTCAAGAAAGCTGGGAAACAAGAAAAGGCATTAAGCATGTACAGCGACTTAAGGATGTTCGATCTTGCCAATGAATACTTAGACCATGGAGAGGACACTTCTGGAGCCAGAAAGGCTCTCATAAAGAAAAAGGCAGACTGGGCAGCAAAGATTAATGAGCCTCGAGCAGCAGCTGAAATGTATCTATCAGCAGGAGAAACCATCAAGGCGATTCACCTTATGGGTGAGAATGGATGGGTAGATATGTTGGCAGAGTTGGGACGGAACTTGGATAAGGCCGAGAGAGAGTCCATAACGCTCATAGCAAATTACCTCAAGGACAATGGACAGCTTCACTTTGCAAGagacaattacaaaaaagtagGGGACATTAGCTCTGTCATCAACCTCTACGTCTCTACAAAGGATTGGAAAGAAGTGATTCCCATGGCAGAAAAGTATCCAGAAttcaaggaaaatatatttgtcccCTATGCAGAGTGGTTGGCAGAATCAGATAAATTTGTGGAAGCTCAGAGATCTTTTCATAAAGCTGGACGTCCAGATGAAGCCTTTAGAGTTTTGAATCAGCTCACTTTGAATGCAGTAAATGAATCAAGGTTCGAGGATGCCTCTTACTACCATTGGATACTATCCCTTCAATTTGTGGATTTAGCTAATGAAGAGACGGATCCTCGAAGAGTGGATGAGTACCTGAAAAACTTTCGAGAATATCAAAGAAAAGCCTCCATCTACTATGCCTATCATACTATTCAACGATATACAGACGAACCTTTTACAAGCTACATGCCTGAGGCGCTTTTCAACATTTCCCGGTACCTTATGCATGAATTCATTGGAGACACCCCCGAAGGAGTTTCCAAATTTGCAGTCTACTATGCATTAGCAAAGCAATCTAAAAACTTGGGTGCTTATAAATTGGCAAAACTTGTTCTTGAGAAACTACAAAACCTCCTCATTCCAAAGAAATTTAGAGAAAACGTGGATCTTTCAATTTTATCCATCAAGGCCAAAGACTACTACGACAATCAGGAGCTTCTAACAATGTGTTACCGCtgttctgcaacaaatcctctctATAATAAAAACGGTGGTAACCGATGTAACAACTGCTCACAGCCCTTTGTCTACTCTTTCATTACGTTTGAAATCCTTCCTCTCATCGAGTTCGTTCTAGAAGAAGATATATCCGATAAAGAAGCACTCCAATTAATCGAGGGCTCTGcaacaaagaaaaagaagaaggaaaataagaGAGAAACGGAGGCTTTTTACTACGATAAAG ACCAGGACATGGAAGGCGTCATCATCAATCATAACGAAGGGGCGGATGATGCATCCGAGGATCCATTTACTAGTAAATACTATTTACTCAACAACCCGGAACGAAGTTTCTTTTCCCCAATCTTCGTGAATCGTAGTATGCTCTCAGCCATGGAGCCAGGCGAAGTCATTGTCTATAAATGGTCACCACCTCTGAGATTCCAATTCTTTCGAAATGTTATGCCTGATATGAGCATTACAAAATGTGAGTCCTGCAACAGAGTCTTTCACACAGATGACTTTGAATTACAGTCTCTTCAAAAGGGTCATTGTCCTTTTTGTCGATCCGAGGACTACTTTCACACACCTAAATTTGAGGGTGAGGAGCAAAATCCGTTTCTTTTTGAGGATGACAATATTTAG